In Hymenobacter gelipurpurascens, one DNA window encodes the following:
- the menD gene encoding 2-succinyl-5-enolpyruvyl-6-hydroxy-3-cyclohexene-1-carboxylic-acid synthase has translation MSSLQAVHNIPEICAQLGITDVVLSPGSRCAPLTIAFARHPAIKVRTVPDERAAAFIGLGLAQTQRRAVALVCTSGTAGLNYAPAVAEAFFQQIPLVVFTADRPPEWIDQLDGQTVRQTDLYGAHAKGSFTFPADTTHADAKWHATRVVSEAIGLAEQFPAGPVQVNIPLREPFYPKAGEELQFEAVKVTRELPGRPQLPANVLAELRAEISGTSRVVVVAGQHPADEALLLALRQFAVAYQVPVVGDLIANLHLPAAPSFDQRLRPLGHQDVFMAVPELGLKEALKPELLITFGQSLISKALKLYLRNARPAQHWHIQSAGVVADTFQSLTKTVRMEPADFFAAVASPSGPLSKKGEPDVNRAESSGSPSPFLERGLGSEAHVAQPDATRVAPRPAPTGPVRLAWPSSGAQLSETEATAKAAYLKPWLAAENWATDFLAEFMQQPNQPFNEFTAIYQCLQRLPNQSALHLANSMAVRYPNILGLPVGHRVEVFANRGTSGIDGCTSTAIGSALAQPARPVVLLTGDVAFFYDRNAFWHNYPTPNLRVILLNNHAGGIFRMIDGPRQQPELEEFFETRQMLRAENTARDFGLRYTAVSSFAELESALPVFFAPESGASLLEITTDSKTNADFFEHYRAMVRTSFSS, from the coding sequence ATGTCTTCCCTTCAAGCGGTTCATAACATCCCGGAAATCTGTGCTCAGCTAGGCATTACCGATGTAGTGTTGTCGCCGGGCTCCCGGTGTGCGCCGCTCACCATTGCGTTTGCGAGGCATCCGGCTATTAAGGTGCGGACGGTGCCGGATGAGCGGGCAGCGGCTTTCATAGGCCTAGGCCTGGCCCAGACCCAGCGGCGGGCGGTTGCACTGGTGTGCACCTCCGGCACGGCGGGCCTGAACTACGCGCCTGCCGTGGCCGAAGCCTTTTTTCAGCAGATTCCTCTGGTGGTTTTCACCGCCGACCGGCCGCCGGAGTGGATTGATCAGCTGGATGGCCAAACGGTGCGGCAAACCGATTTGTACGGTGCCCACGCCAAAGGCTCCTTCACGTTCCCTGCCGATACCACGCACGCCGATGCCAAGTGGCACGCCACGCGCGTGGTGTCAGAAGCCATAGGCCTAGCAGAGCAGTTTCCGGCAGGTCCGGTGCAGGTGAATATCCCGCTACGGGAGCCTTTCTATCCGAAAGCTGGCGAAGAGCTGCAGTTTGAGGCCGTTAAGGTTACTCGTGAGCTGCCAGGGCGGCCCCAACTGCCCGCCAACGTGTTGGCAGAGCTTCGGGCTGAAATCAGTGGTACCAGTCGGGTGGTAGTGGTGGCCGGGCAGCACCCTGCCGACGAAGCACTTCTGTTGGCTTTGCGCCAGTTTGCCGTGGCCTACCAGGTGCCCGTGGTGGGCGACTTAATTGCGAACCTGCACCTGCCCGCTGCCCCAAGCTTCGACCAGCGCCTACGCCCGCTAGGCCACCAAGATGTGTTTATGGCTGTGCCGGAGCTGGGGCTGAAGGAAGCCCTGAAGCCTGAGCTGCTCATTACCTTCGGCCAGTCACTGATTTCCAAAGCTCTGAAGCTCTACCTGCGCAACGCCAGACCGGCCCAGCATTGGCACATTCAGTCAGCGGGCGTAGTGGCCGACACGTTCCAGTCGCTCACCAAAACGGTGCGCATGGAGCCGGCTGATTTCTTCGCAGCGGTTGCCTCACCCTCCGGCCCCCTCTCCAAGAAAGGGGAGCCTGATGTAAACAGAGCTGAATCGTCAGGCTCCCCCTCTCCTTTTTTGGAGAGAGGGCTGGGGAGTGAGGCGCACGTGGCCCAGCCCGATGCTACCCGCGTAGCGCCCCGCCCTGCTCCTACTGGCCCGGTGCGCCTGGCCTGGCCTAGCAGCGGAGCACAGCTTTCCGAGACGGAAGCTACTGCCAAAGCTGCCTACCTCAAGCCCTGGCTCGCCGCCGAAAACTGGGCCACCGATTTCCTGGCTGAATTCATGCAGCAGCCCAACCAGCCGTTCAATGAGTTCACGGCCATCTATCAGTGCCTCCAACGCCTCCCCAATCAGTCGGCGCTGCACCTGGCCAATAGCATGGCGGTGCGCTACCCCAACATTCTGGGCCTGCCCGTAGGCCACCGGGTAGAGGTATTTGCGAACCGGGGCACCAGCGGGATTGATGGTTGTACCAGCACGGCCATCGGCTCGGCGCTGGCGCAGCCCGCTAGGCCAGTGGTATTGCTTACCGGCGACGTAGCGTTTTTCTACGACCGCAACGCCTTCTGGCACAACTATCCCACGCCCAACCTGCGCGTAATTCTGCTAAACAACCACGCCGGCGGCATCTTCCGCATGATTGATGGGCCGCGCCAGCAGCCGGAGCTGGAGGAGTTCTTCGAGACGCGCCAGATGCTCCGGGCCGAGAACACCGCCCGCGACTTTGGGCTGCGCTACACGGCCGTTTCTTCTTTTGCTGAACTAGAATCGGCTTTACCGGTTTTCTTTGCACCCGAATCCGGCGCCAGCTTGCTCGAAATCACCACCGACAGCAAGACCAACGCCGACTTCTTTGAACATTACCGGGCCATGGTCCGGACTTCTTTCTCTTCCTAA
- a CDS encoding STM3941 family protein has product MTEDLIYYNSRKRHALLTLGGLAFVAMGVFMIVTKGNWGLGLITIAFFGTGAAIGAKQFFDTRPRLQITDEGILDRTLGAGLILWTDITDAYVRSINHEYFICLQLRDEQAYLSRLSPLKRKLAGANEALGFTPLSINLSGVDLNPEQLLEYILKQSAAAQLSPNKFTE; this is encoded by the coding sequence ATGACTGAAGACCTGATTTATTACAACTCGCGCAAGCGCCATGCTCTGTTAACCCTAGGCGGGTTGGCGTTTGTAGCCATGGGGGTGTTCATGATCGTGACCAAAGGCAACTGGGGCCTAGGATTGATAACCATTGCTTTCTTTGGCACTGGCGCTGCCATTGGCGCCAAGCAGTTTTTTGATACTCGACCGCGTCTGCAAATCACCGATGAAGGTATTCTGGACCGCACGTTGGGCGCAGGCCTGATTCTCTGGACTGACATCACCGATGCTTACGTGCGGTCTATCAACCACGAATACTTTATCTGTCTGCAACTGCGTGATGAACAGGCCTACCTGAGTCGTTTGTCGCCGCTGAAGCGGAAGCTAGCGGGTGCTAACGAGGCGCTGGGCTTCACGCCGCTTTCCATCAACCTGAGCGGTGTCGATCTTAACCCCGAGCAGCTGCTAGAGTATATTCTTAAACAGAGCGCAGCTGCGCAACTTTCCCCCAACAAATTCACGGAGTAA
- a CDS encoding pyruvate dehydrogenase complex dihydrolipoamide acetyltransferase yields the protein MAELIKMPKMSDTMTEGVIASWLKKVGDKVKSGDILAEVETDKATMELENYEDGTLLHIGPKEGDAVPVDGLLAIVGKEGEDISALLNGGGAPAPAAPKAEAAPAPAPVAAPAPVAAPVAAAPAGNGKKATIIRMPKMSDTMTEGTIAAWLKKVGDKVKSGDILAEVETDKATMELDNYEDGTLLYIGPKEGEAIPVDGILAIIGEEGADVQALLGGQSGGSAAPAPVAAEAAPAAVTASASASAAEAAPAQNGGRIFASPLAKSIAKDKGIDLSTIKGSGENGRIVSRDVEGAQPSAAAPAAQVAPAPQAAPEAPAATAAPAQATPVAPAAAEGTYTDTPVSQMRKVIARRLSESLFTAPHFYLTMEILMDRAMEVRTQLNTLSPVKLSFNDMVIKAAAVALKQHPVVNSSWLGDKIRQNKVVNIGVAVAVDEGLLVPVVRNADGKGLSTIATEVKELAGKAKSKKLQPAEWEGSTFTISNLGMFGIEEFTAIINPPDACILAVGGIKQTAVVKDGQLAIGNIMKVTLSCDHRVVDGATGAAFLQTLKSLLEDPMRMLI from the coding sequence ATGGCCGAACTCATAAAAATGCCCAAAATGAGCGACACAATGACCGAAGGGGTTATTGCTTCGTGGCTCAAAAAAGTAGGCGATAAAGTGAAATCAGGGGATATCCTGGCCGAAGTCGAAACCGACAAGGCGACGATGGAACTCGAAAATTACGAAGACGGCACCCTCCTGCACATCGGTCCGAAAGAAGGCGACGCAGTACCCGTGGATGGCCTATTGGCTATTGTGGGAAAAGAAGGAGAAGATATTTCTGCACTACTAAATGGCGGCGGTGCTCCGGCTCCGGCGGCTCCAAAAGCAGAAGCAGCCCCCGCGCCTGCCCCCGTGGCAGCACCAGCTCCGGTCGCCGCGCCGGTAGCGGCTGCCCCAGCTGGCAACGGCAAGAAAGCCACCATCATCCGGATGCCCAAAATGAGCGACACGATGACGGAAGGCACTATTGCCGCCTGGCTCAAAAAAGTAGGTGACAAAGTGAAGTCAGGTGATATTCTGGCGGAAGTGGAAACCGACAAGGCGACCATGGAGCTGGACAATTACGAAGACGGAACCCTGCTCTATATCGGCCCAAAGGAAGGTGAAGCTATTCCGGTTGATGGTATTTTGGCCATCATTGGGGAAGAAGGCGCCGACGTTCAGGCCCTGCTCGGTGGTCAGTCGGGTGGTAGCGCGGCTCCGGCTCCGGTGGCTGCTGAAGCGGCTCCAGCCGCTGTTACGGCCTCGGCTTCCGCTTCGGCGGCAGAAGCTGCACCTGCCCAAAATGGTGGCCGCATTTTCGCCTCGCCGCTGGCCAAGAGCATTGCCAAAGACAAAGGCATTGACCTGAGTACTATTAAAGGATCTGGCGAGAATGGCCGCATCGTGTCGCGCGATGTAGAAGGCGCTCAGCCTTCCGCCGCTGCACCTGCCGCTCAAGTTGCGCCGGCTCCACAGGCCGCCCCCGAAGCTCCTGCCGCTACCGCGGCACCGGCCCAGGCCACTCCGGTTGCCCCCGCAGCCGCCGAAGGCACCTACACCGACACGCCCGTGTCGCAGATGCGCAAAGTCATTGCCCGTCGTCTGTCGGAAAGCCTGTTCACGGCGCCGCATTTCTATCTCACGATGGAAATCCTGATGGACCGTGCCATGGAGGTTCGTACCCAGCTCAACACTTTGTCGCCGGTGAAGCTCAGCTTCAACGACATGGTGATCAAGGCCGCAGCTGTTGCCCTGAAGCAGCACCCCGTAGTAAACTCCTCGTGGCTCGGCGACAAAATTCGCCAGAACAAGGTGGTGAACATCGGAGTAGCCGTTGCAGTAGACGAAGGATTGCTAGTGCCCGTAGTGCGCAACGCCGACGGCAAAGGCCTCTCGACCATTGCTACGGAGGTGAAAGAACTCGCTGGCAAAGCCAAGAGCAAGAAGCTGCAGCCCGCTGAGTGGGAGGGAAGCACCTTCACCATCTCGAACCTGGGCATGTTCGGCATTGAGGAATTCACGGCCATCATCAACCCACCAGATGCCTGTATCCTGGCAGTGGGTGGCATCAAGCAGACGGCCGTGGTAAAAGACGGTCAGCTGGCCATCGGCAACATCATGAAAGTGACCCTTTCGTGCGACCACCGCGTGGTAGACGGTGCCACTGGCGCTGCCTTCCTCCAGACGCTGAAAAGCCTGCTGGAAGACCCAATGCGTATGCTCATCTGA
- a CDS encoding chorismate-binding protein: MSGLQRIPWNPNLTTPDRLRRLVALALTSGKPVALWRLPGAVHARLCLSIKTDSAYVGLPPALEATAPAGFAFFPFWDSDHNPPLFLPADLFFDLGHPEEIQVSATAAARLPELRQRFSALPDTQELPWHVSQQPAPATASQTEYEALVAAGVAAIEAGVVRKVVSSRAVRKPLPAGFDALTAFEELQERYPNAFVSLVSAPGVGTWLGATPEVLAEIDDQQVFRTMALAGTQPLLPGMKPATARWAHKDLEEHAMVARYIVNCFKQLRLREYDEQGPRTVAAGQLLHLRTDFAVHLAQVPFPTLGTDMLRLLHPTPAVGGVPKQPALDFLRRHEGYDRAYYAGFLGPVNLPEAGVARLYVNLRCLQLRPQEAILYAGTGLTIDSEPAREWQETELKLRTISAILHD; encoded by the coding sequence ATGAGTGGCCTACAGCGCATTCCCTGGAACCCAAACCTAACTACCCCTGATCGGCTTCGGCGCCTGGTGGCGCTGGCCCTCACCAGTGGTAAACCAGTGGCGCTGTGGCGGCTGCCGGGCGCTGTGCACGCACGGCTCTGCCTCAGCATCAAAACCGATTCGGCGTACGTGGGCCTGCCGCCCGCGCTGGAGGCTACGGCGCCGGCGGGTTTTGCGTTTTTTCCCTTCTGGGATTCCGACCACAACCCGCCGCTGTTTCTGCCCGCTGATCTGTTTTTTGACCTAGGCCACCCCGAGGAAATTCAGGTGAGTGCTACGGCGGCGGCCCGCTTGCCGGAGTTGCGGCAGCGCTTTTCAGCATTGCCGGACACCCAGGAGCTGCCTTGGCACGTCAGTCAGCAGCCGGCTCCGGCCACGGCTTCTCAGACTGAGTACGAAGCGCTGGTAGCAGCCGGCGTGGCGGCTATTGAGGCGGGCGTGGTTCGGAAAGTGGTGTCGAGCAGAGCGGTGCGCAAGCCGCTGCCCGCCGGGTTTGATGCCCTGACGGCCTTTGAGGAACTACAGGAGCGCTACCCCAATGCGTTTGTATCCTTGGTGAGTGCGCCGGGGGTGGGCACCTGGCTGGGCGCCACGCCGGAGGTACTTGCCGAAATCGACGACCAGCAGGTGTTCCGGACGATGGCGCTGGCCGGCACCCAGCCGCTGCTGCCCGGCATGAAACCCGCCACCGCGCGCTGGGCCCACAAAGACCTGGAAGAACACGCCATGGTGGCCCGCTATATTGTAAACTGCTTCAAGCAGCTGCGCCTCCGCGAGTACGATGAACAAGGACCTCGAACCGTAGCGGCGGGCCAGCTTCTGCACCTGCGTACCGATTTTGCCGTGCACCTCGCCCAGGTTCCCTTCCCTACGCTGGGCACCGATATGCTCCGCCTCCTCCACCCCACCCCGGCCGTGGGCGGCGTACCCAAGCAGCCCGCTCTGGATTTCCTGCGCCGCCACGAAGGCTACGACCGCGCCTACTACGCCGGTTTCCTGGGCCCCGTGAACCTGCCCGAAGCGGGCGTGGCGCGCTTGTACGTAAACCTGCGCTGCCTCCAGCTCCGCCCTCAGGAAGCCATACTTTACGCCGGCACTGGCCTCACTATCGACTCTGAACCTGCCCGCGAGTGGCAGGAGACGGAGCTGAAGCTGCGCACCATTAGCGCGATTCTGCATGATTGA
- the hslV gene encoding ATP-dependent protease subunit HslV produces the protein MKIRSTTVLGVRHNGQIALGADGQATMDKHVAKSNVRKVRKLQDGKVVTGFAGSTADAFMLLDKFEEKLNGYGGQLRRAAIELAKEWRKDQYLRKLEAMMVVADKDELLIIAGTGDVLEPDFDVAAIGSGAMYAQAAALALKKHAPHLTARQMVEDALHIAADICIYTNHNLMIEEPS, from the coding sequence ATGAAAATCCGTTCCACTACCGTGCTGGGCGTGCGCCACAACGGCCAAATTGCCCTCGGCGCCGATGGCCAGGCCACCATGGATAAGCACGTGGCCAAGAGCAACGTACGCAAGGTCCGTAAGCTGCAGGATGGCAAAGTAGTCACTGGCTTTGCCGGCTCTACCGCCGATGCCTTTATGCTGCTCGATAAGTTTGAGGAGAAGCTCAACGGCTACGGCGGCCAGCTGCGCCGCGCTGCCATTGAACTGGCCAAAGAGTGGCGCAAAGACCAGTACCTGCGCAAGCTGGAAGCCATGATGGTGGTAGCTGACAAAGACGAGCTGCTCATTATTGCGGGCACCGGCGACGTGCTGGAGCCCGACTTCGATGTGGCCGCCATTGGCTCCGGCGCCATGTACGCCCAGGCTGCCGCGCTGGCCCTCAAGAAGCACGCGCCCCACCTCACGGCCCGCCAGATGGTGGAAGATGCTCTACACATTGCCGCCGACATCTGCATCTACACCAACCACAACCTGATGATTGAAGAGCCCAGCTAG
- a CDS encoding TonB-dependent receptor: MKQNLLAATLCIVSTAAFAQGQALTGQVLDSAGKPVIGATVVERGTNNGTATGNDGRFTLRTRTANPRLQISSIGYASQEVEATGGEVSVRLNDASTGLGEVQVVGSRSQNRSVTDSPSPVDIIDLREVTTKTGQLDVNQLLQFVAPSFNSNRQTGSDGADHVDPATLRGLGPDQTLVLVNGKRQHQSALVNLFGTRGRGNTGTDLNVIPAASIERIEILRDGAAAQYGSDAIAGVINIVLKSSVKELTANVNYGAYDAKYRRDDEKFDGGNFNANLNYGIGLGDKGSFVNATLDYNKREHTQRAAVPAPDGLARREYGDPEISNTSAYLNSRFALSDKSYVYVFGGGNKRKGDAFAWTRFADDDRNVPAIYPNGFDPIITSDIVDASAVAGLRTAVGGWELDLSNNFGSNRFEYGVRNSLNASLGASSPTSFDAGGFQLQQNVVNLGLTRNYKTVLQGLNLAAGAEWRREWYSLFEGEEASYKNYNPDLSGGSQGFPGYQPSDAIKAQRDNFGVYVDGELSVTQRWLLAAALRYEHYSDFGSTLNYKASTRYNLTEFLTLRGTYSTGFRAPSLAQINFNSTFTNFINGEPVEVLLARNNSAVTQKLGIPELKQETSNSANVGLTSRIGSSLSLTLDGYYIKVKDRVVLTSQFSSDDPVIGADLQALNVDQAQFFANAADTRSLGLDVVLNHTLTLGTGRLNSTLAANFNKLRIDRVQTSGRLTGREEEFFGPREQAFVKASAPPSKINLTFDYQLGRFGALVRFVRFDKITLIDFNGDPMKYDSRITTDLTLNYALTNHLQFIVGSANVFNKYPTLFNPQLTETGGAWDPVQMGSNGRFYFAKLQARF, translated from the coding sequence ATGAAGCAGAATCTACTAGCAGCAACGCTGTGCATTGTAAGCACAGCCGCTTTTGCCCAAGGGCAGGCCCTGACGGGCCAAGTGCTGGACAGCGCAGGAAAGCCCGTGATTGGGGCTACTGTAGTCGAAAGAGGTACCAACAATGGCACGGCCACCGGCAACGATGGCCGTTTTACGTTGCGCACGCGCACGGCCAACCCACGCCTGCAAATCAGCTCGATTGGGTACGCCTCGCAGGAAGTGGAGGCCACGGGTGGCGAGGTGAGTGTGCGGCTAAACGATGCCTCTACTGGCCTAGGCGAGGTGCAGGTGGTGGGCTCGCGCAGCCAGAACCGCTCCGTAACCGATTCACCGTCGCCGGTGGATATTATTGACCTGCGGGAGGTGACCACCAAAACCGGGCAGCTTGATGTAAACCAGCTGCTGCAGTTCGTGGCGCCTTCGTTCAACTCCAACCGCCAGACCGGCTCCGATGGCGCCGACCACGTAGACCCTGCCACGCTACGTGGCCTAGGACCCGACCAGACGCTGGTACTCGTGAACGGCAAGCGCCAGCACCAATCGGCCTTGGTGAACCTGTTTGGTACCCGTGGCCGCGGCAACACCGGCACCGACCTGAACGTGATACCCGCCGCCAGCATCGAGCGGATTGAGATTCTGCGCGATGGTGCGGCGGCTCAGTACGGCTCCGATGCTATTGCCGGCGTCATCAATATTGTGCTGAAAAGCTCCGTGAAAGAGCTGACGGCCAACGTAAACTACGGCGCCTACGATGCCAAATACCGCCGCGACGACGAGAAGTTTGATGGCGGCAACTTCAACGCCAACCTGAACTACGGCATAGGCCTAGGAGACAAGGGAAGCTTCGTGAATGCTACCCTCGACTACAACAAGCGCGAGCACACCCAGCGGGCCGCGGTGCCAGCCCCCGATGGCCTGGCTCGCCGCGAGTACGGCGACCCGGAAATCAGCAATACGTCTGCTTACCTGAACTCCCGGTTTGCACTTAGTGATAAGTCGTACGTGTACGTGTTTGGCGGCGGCAACAAGCGCAAAGGTGATGCCTTCGCCTGGACGCGCTTCGCCGACGACGACCGGAACGTGCCCGCCATCTACCCCAACGGCTTCGACCCCATCATCACCAGTGATATTGTAGATGCCTCTGCCGTAGCTGGCCTACGCACGGCCGTGGGAGGCTGGGAGTTGGATTTGAGCAACAACTTCGGCTCCAACCGCTTCGAATACGGGGTGCGCAACTCGCTGAATGCTTCGCTGGGTGCCAGCTCGCCGACTTCGTTTGATGCGGGCGGGTTCCAGCTCCAGCAAAACGTGGTAAACCTGGGCCTAACGCGGAACTATAAAACTGTGCTGCAGGGCCTAAACCTGGCGGCTGGCGCAGAGTGGCGCCGCGAATGGTACTCGCTGTTTGAGGGCGAGGAAGCCTCCTACAAAAATTATAATCCTGATTTATCGGGTGGCTCCCAGGGCTTTCCGGGTTACCAGCCCAGCGACGCCATCAAGGCTCAGCGCGACAACTTTGGGGTGTATGTAGATGGGGAACTGAGCGTGACGCAACGCTGGCTGCTGGCCGCTGCCCTGCGCTACGAGCATTACTCTGACTTCGGGAGCACGCTGAACTACAAAGCCTCCACCCGCTACAACCTCACCGAGTTCCTGACGCTGCGCGGCACCTACAGCACTGGGTTTAGGGCGCCGTCATTAGCACAAATCAACTTCAACTCCACCTTCACCAACTTTATCAACGGGGAGCCGGTGGAGGTGCTGCTGGCCCGCAACAACAGCGCCGTCACGCAGAAGCTAGGCATCCCGGAGCTTAAGCAGGAAACCTCCAACAGCGCCAACGTAGGCCTCACCAGCCGCATCGGTTCCTCCTTGAGTCTGACCTTGGATGGCTACTACATCAAGGTGAAAGACCGCGTGGTGCTCACCAGCCAGTTCTCATCCGATGACCCGGTAATTGGTGCTGATTTGCAGGCTCTGAACGTAGATCAGGCGCAGTTCTTCGCTAATGCTGCCGATACCCGTTCGCTAGGCCTGGATGTGGTCCTGAACCACACGCTCACACTCGGCACTGGCCGCCTGAACTCCACGCTGGCCGCCAACTTCAACAAGCTGCGCATTGATCGGGTGCAGACTTCGGGCCGCCTGACGGGGCGGGAGGAAGAGTTCTTTGGGCCGCGGGAGCAGGCCTTCGTGAAAGCCTCGGCGCCTCCCTCCAAAATCAACCTCACCTTTGACTACCAACTCGGTCGCTTCGGGGCCTTGGTTCGTTTCGTGCGGTTCGATAAGATTACGCTCATCGACTTCAACGGCGACCCGATGAAGTACGACAGCCGCATCACCACTGATCTGACCCTGAACTACGCCCTCACTAACCACTTGCAGTTCATTGTGGGGAGCGCCAACGTGTTCAACAAGTACCCTACGCTGTTCAACCCCCAACTCACGGAAACCGGCGGCGCCTGGGACCCCGTGCAGATGGGCTCCAATGGTCGGTTTTACTTTGCTAAATTGCAGGCCCGTTTCTGA
- a CDS encoding histidine phosphatase family protein, producing the protein MSVKKIYLIRHGQTDFNVRGIVQGSGVDSSLNEAGRRQAARFFAAYRHIPFDKVYTSVLRRTHESVHDFLALGLRHEQHAGLNEISWGTREGTRITAEEDEEYFGVLQQWRAGQTSARLEGGESPDDVAARQRPVIELLTSRPEEETVLVCMHGRAMRVILCQMLGYPLSQMDSFEHHNLCLYQLDYTGSMFTVRNFLDVRHLQETHV; encoded by the coding sequence GTGAGCGTCAAAAAAATATACCTGATTCGGCACGGGCAAACCGACTTTAACGTGCGGGGTATCGTGCAAGGCAGCGGCGTCGACTCCTCGCTAAATGAGGCCGGACGGCGGCAGGCGGCGCGTTTTTTTGCGGCTTATCGACACATTCCTTTTGATAAAGTTTATACCTCCGTGTTGCGGCGCACGCACGAGTCGGTGCACGATTTTCTGGCGCTAGGCCTCCGGCATGAGCAGCACGCGGGCCTCAACGAGATTAGCTGGGGCACCCGCGAAGGCACCCGCATCACGGCCGAGGAAGACGAAGAGTACTTTGGTGTATTGCAGCAGTGGCGCGCCGGCCAAACCAGTGCCCGCCTCGAAGGCGGCGAAAGTCCCGACGATGTGGCGGCCCGTCAGCGCCCGGTTATTGAGCTGCTGACCTCCAGGCCCGAAGAAGAAACGGTACTGGTGTGCATGCACGGCCGGGCCATGCGCGTAATTCTGTGCCAAATGCTGGGCTACCCGCTAAGCCAGATGGACAGCTTCGAGCATCACAACCTCTGCTTGTACCAGCTTGATTACACCGGCTCTATGTTCACCGTCCGGAATTTTCTGGATGTTAGGCATTTACAGGAAACGCATGTGTAA
- a CDS encoding hotdog fold thioesterase translates to MKLEQIKQWVGTRPTLADALGIELTALTDDYLEGRMPVDGRTHQPMGLLHGGASVALAETLGSVGAATKIDPTKQACVGLEINANHLKGVRDGHVIGRATALHVGRSTQVWEIRITHEETGALVCISRITMAIIDLPAAAPKA, encoded by the coding sequence ATGAAGCTGGAGCAAATTAAACAATGGGTTGGCACCCGCCCTACCCTCGCCGATGCCCTGGGCATCGAGCTAACCGCTCTCACCGACGACTACCTGGAAGGCCGCATGCCGGTTGATGGACGCACGCACCAGCCCATGGGCCTGTTGCACGGCGGCGCATCTGTAGCGCTGGCCGAAACCTTGGGCAGCGTGGGCGCCGCCACCAAAATCGACCCCACCAAACAAGCGTGCGTAGGCCTCGAAATTAATGCTAACCACCTCAAAGGAGTACGCGACGGCCACGTAATTGGGCGGGCCACGGCCTTGCACGTGGGGCGTAGCACACAGGTCTGGGAAATCCGGATTACGCACGAGGAAACCGGCGCACTGGTCTGCATCAGCCGCATTACCATGGCCATTATCGACTTACCAGCGGCAGCTCCGAAGGCATGA
- the menB gene encoding 1,4-dihydroxy-2-naphthoyl-CoA synthase — protein MAEQITWTPIKEFREILFTQHGGIAKISINRPQVHNAFTPLTVQEMIEAMDICRNRTDIGVIIFTGEGGKAFCSGGDQSVRGHGGYVGEDTIPRLNVLDLQKMIRSIPKPVVAMVAGWAIGGGHVLHVVCDLTIAADNARFGQTGPNVGSFDGGFGASYLARVVGQKKAREIWFLCDQYDAQEALDMGLVNKVVPLDKLEETTVAWCNKILEKSPLALRMLKSSFNAELDGQAGIQELAGNATLLYYLSEEAKEGKNAFIEKRKPDFSKFPKFP, from the coding sequence ATGGCCGAACAAATTACCTGGACCCCGATTAAGGAGTTCCGCGAAATTCTCTTCACGCAGCATGGCGGCATCGCCAAGATCAGCATCAACCGCCCGCAGGTGCATAATGCCTTCACGCCCCTCACGGTGCAGGAGATGATTGAGGCCATGGATATCTGCCGCAACCGCACCGATATCGGGGTTATCATTTTCACGGGTGAAGGTGGTAAAGCCTTCTGCTCGGGTGGTGACCAGAGCGTGCGTGGCCATGGCGGCTATGTAGGCGAGGACACCATTCCCCGACTGAACGTGCTGGATCTGCAGAAAATGATCCGCTCTATTCCCAAGCCCGTGGTGGCGATGGTGGCGGGCTGGGCCATTGGCGGCGGCCACGTGCTGCACGTAGTCTGCGACCTGACCATTGCCGCCGATAACGCCCGCTTCGGCCAGACCGGCCCGAATGTAGGCTCGTTTGATGGGGGCTTTGGTGCGAGCTACCTGGCCCGCGTGGTAGGCCAGAAGAAGGCCCGCGAAATCTGGTTCCTCTGCGACCAGTACGACGCCCAAGAAGCCCTTGATATGGGCCTCGTGAACAAGGTGGTGCCTCTCGATAAGCTCGAGGAAACTACCGTGGCGTGGTGCAACAAAATCCTCGAAAAGAGCCCTCTGGCGCTGCGCATGCTCAAATCGAGCTTCAACGCGGAGCTGGATGGACAGGCGGGTATTCAGGAGCTGGCCGGCAACGCCACCTTGCTCTACTACCTCTCCGAAGAAGCCAAAGAAGGCAAAAACGCCTTCATCGAAAAGCGCAAGCCCGACTTCTCGAAGTTCCCCAAGTTCCCATAA
- a CDS encoding DUF6370 family protein — MKFLLTLLLLSFAGVATAQAQTAPTAASTASPDKNKELLLVDAACGQCRLGLPGKSCDLAIRMDGKAYFVDGTTIDSHGDAHAKDGFCNSVRKAQVQGEVADGRFKATYFKLVPEPAKAH, encoded by the coding sequence ATGAAATTCCTGTTGACACTGCTGTTGCTAAGCTTCGCGGGCGTAGCAACCGCACAAGCCCAAACTGCCCCCACCGCCGCCAGCACGGCCTCGCCTGATAAAAACAAAGAGCTTCTGCTGGTAGACGCCGCCTGCGGGCAGTGCCGCCTAGGCCTGCCGGGCAAGAGCTGCGACCTGGCCATTCGGATGGATGGCAAAGCTTACTTCGTAGACGGCACCACCATCGACTCGCACGGCGACGCGCATGCTAAAGACGGCTTCTGCAACTCCGTCCGGAAAGCGCAGGTACAGGGCGAAGTAGCAGATGGACGTTTCAAGGCTACATACTTCAAACTTGTTCCGGAACCTGCAAAAGCGCACTAG